The Balaenoptera acutorostrata chromosome 6, mBalAcu1.1, whole genome shotgun sequence genome includes the window ATTGTGACATCCATTTCTTTAATCAAGTTGCACAATCAGGCttggtgtttctttttaaagaataaacaaatacaagaagttttctataataaaaatttaataaacaagacaaaataaactAATTATAAAGAACATATTATATTACACAAGGTAAAGGTactcaaaatattataaaaataaaaatactttaaatcttataaatagttaaataaatattaaaatagataaataaatatttaagtagataaataaatagatcagCATGGGCATCTGTGAGGGACTAGTGCCTGTAGAGTAGAACATCATGTTGCTTAATATTACTGAAAACACTTGACAAATTAATTCAATTTAGGGCGtgatgagagcagaaatgagaGTCTTTGACATGGCAGCACAGGTGGAAGTGTGGTCTTGTTAGGCAGTGAGAATCATTTCCGTGTTGAAGCAGGTGTGTGTCATTCCTTTCTCCTGAGTCTTTCTTGCAAGTTTGTTGATGAAGAGAAGGATCTCATGACTTCTGCTCTGACAATCTCCCAGGCACAAGGGCTGTATTTCTTCTCTTGCAGATAGACAGTGATTCTGTGGAAGTATTTCCTCACAGCCAGGATGGAGTCCTCCTTCAGCAGGGGAGTCCCTTCCAGCCCCGCCTCCTGCATCAGACAGGCTTGCAGGTCAGTGAGCTGCTGAAAAAGTGCAGTGCAGAACTTGTCCAGGAGGGTCTCATCCCAAGCGGCAGCCGAGCCCTCCGTGCTGAAGAGCTGGAAGGTCTGCTGGATCGTCTCATGGACGACAGCGATGGCTTGAGCCTTCTGGAACTGGTTGCCTCCAAACGCCTCCTGGGGGAATCCAAAGTCATTTCTGTCCTTCAGGCAGGAGAAGGGGGAGATTCTCCTCATTTGTTGCAGGAGCATCAGGGCCCTCGTGTTAGCCAGGCTGTGGGTCTGAGGCAGGTCGCAGCCCAGAGAGCAGGTGGAGTTGCAGCTGAGCAGCAGCAGGGCCAGGAGGAAGGACAAGGTTGGGGCCATCGGGGACCTTGTAGATGCTGCTGGCCTGGCTGAGGTGGGTGACTCTGTGAACCCTGCTCTCTAGGTTCTCTGAAGACCTTCCTTCAGGCCTGGGTCTTAAATAGGGacatattcatttccattttctgaatgtttcttcttactttctacttctgtttttagttttcattttgcactCTCCAAATGGgttagagcagtgtttctcaaccatttttttccattattgacTCCTCCCCTACCCACAGAGCCTTTTTAGATATTATTTCCTAATTGCCCCCCCCATGAAATTTTGATAACATGTATATCCTGTGTATGTAGTTATGTACTCCATGGATATCTCTATTCTGTACATAGGAAAAGAAAGTGCAAAGTTTACTCTTTTTATTCAATGCAGGATTAAGAAtgactaaataaaaatgttaagctacaagttaaattttaaaactattggtACAACTTTATAACTAAATTTGCGGAGTGACTTACAAGTTTGTTTAATTATATAAATTGTAATATAGAAAATTACATATGCAAGTTAACAGTTTCTAAAAATACATAGTAATTTTaatgttatgaaatattttaaattatttaaaactgcTAAGAGcaattgaaaattaaattatttttaaatttattttggtatttaacttttaattttaactcatatgagaaaataattaatttcacCAGCTGCTAGATGTTCATCAAGATATTGTCAACATTTTTTATCTGTTTAGCACTAGACATAATGATTGATGTGTTGAATAACTTTAATAGAATTAAATCATGGAATAGAAACTATTTGTATTTCATTCCCAAGGCCCACATCACACTCAGCAGTGATGAGGATTAAACGTAAACAACGTCCACAAGACAGCCAATGGCAGCAAGAAGTATGCACAGCCCACCTCTCACAGTATGACTAAGATGCAGGAAAGGATGGAGAGAAAGCCTCCAGTCACAGCCATCTGTTAGCTATAGGTTTGTAGCCCTGATCTTGCATACATTTTGTGTATCTCACAAGAcaatgagagaaaagaaatactaaataaGGTTTTTGTTAGACAAGGTTGAACTTTGGAGCTCCCCAAACCATTGTAATGTCTAAGATGTGTTCACACCCCCAAGAACTAATTTTCACACTCTTGGAAGCAGTGTTAACAAATGTTCCATCTGGTGAGGAATGTTGATGATGGGGTGACTATGCATATATAGGAGCAGggaatatatgggaaatctctctaCCTTCTGCTCAACCTGGCTGTGAACCtaaccactctttttttaaaaaagtatatttaaaaaaatatttactgcttatatgtggaatctttaaaaatgatacaaatgaacctatttacagaacagaaatagagtcacagatgtagaaaacaaacttacggttaccaaggggaaggtggggtagggataaattgggagagtgggattgacatatacacgctaccatatataaaatagataactaataagaacctactgtacagcacagggaactctactcaatactctataatgacctatatgggaaaagattctaaaaaagagtggatatatgtatatgtataactgattcacttttctgtacagcagaaactaacgcaacattgtaaatcaactatactacaataaaaatttttttaaaaagatccatcatcaaaaatgtatatatttaaaggctAACGAAGCAGGCTTCTTAGACTATTGGAGACAGTTCTTTCCAAGAAAAAGCGTTTTTAGCTCTGAAGAAAAATCTCCTGCTAGAGGACTAGACTTTGGCATAGAACAGAAGCCAGGTCTTCAGATTGGCTGCTGTCATTGTCCATCCTGGCCAATAAGGGGCACTCttccttcataaatattttaatagcccACAGAATGAAATGGATCCtgctttctatttccttttcgcTACAGCTACTGTTACATCATTGTAACAGGGACATTCACTCATTTCCAAAAATATtcaccaggagaaaaaaaaaaagaaaaagtcctctCATATAGGAGTTTCCAAGAAACCTAGAACTTCACACAACTTTTGCTTTCAATTGGTGGTTTTATACTCAAGTAAAATTGACAGCAAGAAACCACAAGGGAATAGGAAACAGCTGTATGAATGGGCATTACAGGTTAATGCAAAGTGAGTGAGGAGAGCACACTGGGCATTTCTTCACTGGGAAGAAGGAAACGATTATGATATGGGAGTGAAAGAATGGGGTCCAGGAAAGTAGGGAGGAAAGGGGAAGTGTGCCAGGTATCAGAATcagcaaatatcatatatatttttaatatgttctaTACAATAATACATACCATCAtacattatatactatatattattcaaatatatataattttttcaactTTCCTTTGGAGACTGATCTCTGTACCAGATACTTATAGGCCACCAATTTCTGATTGCATATACTTCAGACTTATCCCTCATATTAAGTGTGTCTAATTTCTTCAGGATACTTCCTAAATATGTTGTTTAGAGTGTCAGTGTTTTGCAGTCAGTTACAGAGAGAGGGGTAGGAGATTTCACTACTCTCATGTAGATCTATATGAAAACATAATAGCCACCATCTGTTAAGCTCTCACTCCGTGCAAGATACTCTGCTAAATGCTTTTAAATGTTCTTGTTTGTTTAATACTCAAAACAACTCTAGGAATATTTCCACCCTACTTTACATTTGGGAAAACTGAtggtcagagaagttaaatgaattCCTCAAAACCAAACATCTCAATTCCTAACAGAATCTAGGTGTGATGCATAATCCTATTATCACATCATAAATAATTACTTACATTTTATATCTTGAAATTCTCATACATTTTCATGCCAAAATTACACACTTTCTTGCTCTCTGTATTTTGTTGATGGATGTTATTGTGTTTTTTCCTGGCTTTCACCTAATTTTGCTCTTTACTTTGGATATTGAGGTAGAGaaattttcagtttaattttttcatcCTATGAAGAAAGTGTCTCTGACTATTATATTCATTGCAAATTGACTACTTATTAATCCCTTAAGAGCTTGTGAGTTTCCTGAAGTCATTGCCCTACATATAAATCAAATCTTAATTTaatcagaaagaaaggaagcaatAGAGTAGAAGTCTTGGCTATCAATCTCTACCAAAAAGAAGATGTGTTTTATAATAACAGAAAAAGCAATGTAACAAAGGGAAAAATTAGGTAGCCAGATTACTAAAACACATAAATTCTAAGACTCTTATATTGTTAGTAACAATTAGATTTAGGATAAAGGATGTATCTGATGTTCAAATGGTGGAATTAACTTTCAGTAAAATGATTCCAGAATGATTACCTGGCAATCTAAGCAGAAATCAGTGTAAACTCTTATGCTATACGATAGATGAAAATAAAATCCTGATGGAATACAGAATTTACATAAAATTAGATTTGTTAAAGGGAATTAGGACAGTTCAAGTTCCATTCATGATGTATAAGAAGGCTTGAACATGTCCTACTACCATCAACATCTAGAAAACTGGCTGTGATGCTGAGACAAGAAAAATATCTCCTTGAGCTATCTTGTCAACAATTATCTTGACTCTCTTCCTGGAAGTATAGAGaagtaaagaaatggaagatacaaataaaaaccaatatgaacttttagaaatgaaaaacataataactgaaatgaaaattcaagTACAGATGTAAAGATCAGTAACCTTAAAGACACAACAGTAGAATCTGTCCAAAAGGAAGCATGGAATGAGATAAGAGCTTCAGATGTTTGGAAtgccagaaggaaaagaatgagaagagtcaaccaaaatattggaagaaataatGGCAGATAATCTTTTGAATTagattaaaacaacaaatgtatggatacaagaagctcagtgaatccccagcagcacacacacacacacacacacacacagccacagcAAAGCACATTATAAAATTGCTGACaacaagtaataaagaaaaaaactttaaagcagTTACGTATCAAAAGCGCATTACATtgcaaagaaagataaataagaataCTTTTGGATAGCTTATCAGAAATTATGCAAGGTAGATGTCAATTAAAAGGCATATTTAACggcagaaggggaaaaaaaaaacaacccggAATTTTAAATCCAGAAAATATATCCTTCCAACTGAGgctaaaataaagactttttcagggaaacagaagctgagagagttcatCATGATCAGACCTGTCCTATAAGAATTGTTAAAGGACATTCTTCAAAggagaaaatgataccagatggaaacttTGAGctacacaaaataagaaaaagtgttAGACAGTTTactgcaaaaataataaaaatgtatccaGCAGTTCAAAACACATGTAGCAGTAATAGGTATGGCAGAGTAGCCTAGGAGAGAAGGGTAACAAATGAAGCATACTAAAGATTCTTACAATATATGGAAAGCTCCACAAAAGGTAGAGTTTGATAACTTGAAATAATACATGGTAAACAGTATAGAGAAAACTAAAATTGAAACAGAAAGGAATAGTTATTAAGCCAATAATggagataaaacagaaaatagaatcatATGAGAAAGGTCAATTAATCCAAGAGAAGACAGGAAATTAAGAAAGGAACAGTCACAAGAACAGTTagacataaaataaatagaaggaaacaataaGGAGAATAgcaaaaatcaaggaaatagaaaatctatgaagaaaataaaagaaaccaagaatttgttttaaaagtttaataattttatagaaCTCTAGCAAGACTGATCTaggtaaaaagaggaaaaaatttacCACACTACCATTATTCATCCTTCAGTCTACACCAGTCTGGTTTCTGGCCTACTTTTCTACCAAACCAGATCTTACAAAAATCACCAAAGACATCTGTGTTTCCAGATCCACTGGATAGTTTAGCCCTACCCTTCCCTAAATGTACTGCTCAATCTTTAaaccctttgttttcttcttcaataCTTTCTGAAGATCATTCTTCCCTGATTGTCTCCTGACTGCACTGGCTACTCCATCTTTGTGGTCTTTGCAGCCTCTCCTTGTCTTTTAGCCTTAAAAGTTAAACATCTTCATAAGCTTTAGGTCGTCTTCTCATTCTACACTCATCAGTAAACGCATCAATTATCATGCCCTGATTTGCAAATTTGCAACAAACAATTGCAAATTAATAACAACAATGTACATTTTTGGAGATTCCAGATCAACAGATTCATCTACCAATGGGATGTCTGACTTTAGATACTTCTCAGGCACTTATAGAATACATctactttttcctccttcttgaTATCCCTCATTCAAGCTTCTGGTGAAAGAATCCCTTGTCTTTTACCTCTCACTGTAGGATGATAGAAAATTGAAATTCATTAAGCAtgattaatgttttatttctccttctcttcaaaATTGAAAGTTCCAAGAGAATGAATTTTTGcaattgctttattttcctctgtATCCCCAGAATAACCACATAATGTGGCATAGAAATATGCAGTTCTAAATATAAGTAACTGGAAAAAATGAATGAGTAATTTGAATTCATCATCCATTCTTCAATATGGGTTGCAaatttatgccttttttttcaaaaataaacaattccaaGAAGTCATCAGGGAAAGAATTTCATaaatcaaacaagaaaacaatttcacaaaaaagagtatatttttgttgtattttaatatattataaaggTAAACATGGTATTATGTGAACAAACCTATTTTAACTACGATACATAGTATGACATAGATAaagtagatgaatgaataaatgaacgagTATATGAATACATTGGAGCCCTCAGCATATTAAtggtagttattttaaattcctggtaggataattccaaaatctctgccatatctgagtctacttctgatgcttgctttgtctcctcaaactgtgtcttttgccttttaGTGTGCCTTGAAAGTTTTTGTTGAAAGCTGaacatgatgtactgggtaaaaggaactgaggTAAATTGACCTTTAGAATGAGGTTTTGCATTTATCTTGCTAGGACATGCCCTATGTTTACTGTTTGCTCTAGCTGTAGATGTCAGAGactaaaatttcttcttttgtccatgcttttttctccccttttgtcTTTGGATTTCCCTAGAGATTTGTTCTTAAATAAAGTCTGATATTTGCAGTTCTTTTCAGTCTTAATCCCCTATAGTACAGGACCCAGTTGATGTGATGATACGTATGGGGAAGGGTGAAGTTTTATATAATCCTACGATTATGTCTCAGTGTTTTAATGAGTCTGTGCTCCTGGGCTGTGATCTTCACAGGTGCTTCTCAGATTTTTTTACCACCCTATTTCCTGCCCCTATGAGATAGAAAAAGTTGTAGGGGGTtgaagttgggtatttcccttccccgaGGTGGGTTAGTCTCTGGTAAAATAGTTTTCCTTGAGGACAGGCCTTTGTTAAGGGGAACAGAACACTGAGAGTGCTTCAAAATGATCTCCTTTTTCCTACCTCCTCTGGAAGCACCAGGAGGTTCTTCTTTGACCTTCACAGTGAGCACCTGGTGAGGTCCTGAAGGTAAGACTCACAAACGTGTAGGGCCCTCAAAAATTGGGCATCCCGCAGTCAGTTTTTAAATCTCAAGCTCATCCATGTGGATGCTCCAGTAATTCTTCAATTACAGTTTAAGTGTTCCTACCAGTACTAGTTTCAGCTCTGGTTCCTGTCCTGCAGTTCTGCTCCAAGTAAGCCATGATCTCTGCATCCTCCTCTCTCCACAGTTCTAAGGGCAGCAGCTTGCactgtgacctcagttctctgatggatctaagaagagttgttgtttttcagtttgtcctgcatttttgttgttgttgatatgaGGTGGGGAATGATGACTTCCAAGCTGGTTACATGTTGAGTAGGAAACCAGAATTTCCCCCAATACATTAATACATACATAGCATCATTGTAGGTATCTCTCGAGGAATGATGCCCTTAGAGATAATCATTTAAGAACAACATTTTAACACAATTTTGAGCAATTTAACCCAACGCATTCTAAGACTAAAGGAGAAATAAGATTCTGTAAAATGACTGAACACATGGGAATGTGACTTAGTATATTAAAGAGTATCATCTCCAGGTCCCTTACCTTACTTCTTAATCTTCCTTGAAAATTTGAATATGAAGAGAATGAGCACATAATTTCCACTCTGACAATTTCCCAGGCAAGAtcactgtcttttttctttttcaggtagaaatGGATTCCCTGGAAGTACCTCTTCACGGCCAGTGTAGGGCCTGTCACTCCCAGGGCAGATTCTTCCTCTCCCATCACCTGCACCAAGCAGGCGTCCAGGTCCTCCAGCTGCTGATGGAGTCCAGTGCGGAGTTTGTCCAGGAGGGAGGTGTCCCAGGCAGCAGAGGAGCGCTCTGTGTGGAAGAGGTGGAAGATCTGCTGGAGCATCTCGTGGAGGACAGAGATGGCCTGGGCCTTCTGGAACTGACTGCCATCCACTGTCTCCCAGAGATGTCCTTCACTCAGGAGATTAGAGAGATCCTCCTCATTTGTCTCAGAAGCATCAGGTCTTCCTGTGAACCAATCCATGCCTCTGAGACAGGTTACAGCCCAGGGAACATATGCTGCTACAGCTAACCACCAAGTGGGCCATCAGACAGGGTGGGCATTGAGGATCTTGGGGATGCTGATAGCCTGGATGAGGTGTGTGTCTCTGTGAATCCTGGCCCCTAGTTTCTCTGAAGTCCTTTCTATAAATGTCtcttaaatataatattgtaatgtttcattttctggatgtttctggatgtttattcttttttttttctttcctttatgtaTGCTCTAAATAGATTGGAATAGATTAGAAGACATCAATCATTTAGATTATTGTTTTCACCATATCTGTTTAATTTGCCGAAAATCTTCAGATGTTTGAATGTAAATGAATTGAAAGCTTTCAAATGAGAAAAGTCTCTTGGTTAAAATCAAAAGTATGCAAACAGTTCTTCTTGCTAAGAACAAAATTTTACCTCTGATCCTGGGCTCTGGTTTTGCcctctttatttcctttgtcAGCCAAGCTGCCTCAGTCCTCTGGATTTATCCTCTTAAGAAAGGACttacttgggaattccctggtggtccagtggttaggactctgcactctcaactgccaagggcctgggtttgatgcctggtcgtggaactaagatcccacatgccctgtaGTGCggccaaaagcaaaagaaaggatTTACTAGACCTGTTTGACAAGTAACTCCCTTAGGAGAAAGGTCTATGTCTTGTTCACAATTTTATCATTATCTAGGGTCCATATTAATTACTCAAGACAAAATTATTAATGAATAATACACTCAGATTTTGTGTACAGAAAGTATGACCAGGTGGCAGTGCTTCACTAGGGCCTCAAGACCAGAAATGCAACTGGCATTTTCCACTCTTTTAACATGTTCCTATTAATGACTCTTCAGGTTGTTCTCCATATCCATGGctggtttcttcatttttttagctGCACGTGGGCATTTCAGTTCTAATTCCAAGCCCCACAACATGTTTATCCTTCATGGTACCACCTCCCCTCACCCATTAGCACATGTTTAATCTCACCTTCTGGCTCAGTGTGCACACAAGCCACACATTGTCCAATTGACTCTCACTAACTCACTCTTTAAATGAGCTGCCATTGAGTCAGCTCATCACACTTTCAACTTTTAGCAAAACTTTACTGGAGGGTAATTGCTTTTGTCCCCAAAACAATCAACTGCCCTAGACCCAACAGCGTTTCTGTGAAAAATCCCTCTTCTTTTCATTGGGTACTCAGGTGTCAAATATTTCCATAGCTTCCAGATGACACAAGCCAAACATTatgcactctgtgtgtgtgtgtgtgtgtgtgtgtgtgtgtgcaaggagCATGGGTTTGGGTaagtcatccttttttttttattcacctTTACCTTAAATGAATTTTACTTTGCTAAATGTTGATTTCTGTATTGAATTTAATTCATTAAACTCTTGAATACTCATTATGTTCTTAAGTTTCTGAGCTGGCCACAGGAATTCAATGATGATTTACCGTTAGAAGCTTATATTGAAGTATTTAATTACTGTCCCTAGATTATTCAGTGACTACATTTCTGCTGAACTTCTTTACTCATCATTTTTTTTGTCTCACAGTGAAAATGCAGGGCAGTGAGGCAAGTACATGATGCTAGAGAAAACTAGCCATCTTTGCCTTACTAGTTTCAgagtctttaaatttttatatgttcattttaatttagtATTTTTCTGGGCAGCGGTTGTCTTGCTCTTCTGAATTACTTTCTATTTTGTCTTGAGGTTAGTCCCAAAATAAGGAGGTAAAATGGAAACATAAAGGGCCTGTACCATTATTTTCCATAATGTTCAATACTTCATTGGTTTCCTTCTCCATTCAACTTTCTTAGAAAGCTGTCATTGCACTTGGATGcactgaggcaaaaggaaaacaaatgtaaatataacTATGATGAGAGTAAGAGAAGTAAAGTGACTCCCAGGGTGAAACAATTACAATGGGAGTTCTTCTCTTGTGACCCTTCCACCTACTCCAGTATGGTTTATGCTGATTAATTCCATCAAATCACCTCTCATCTGTTTCCCCAAGTAGTGGATGGTTTCAATCCACAGAGCAGCTCACTGACATTTGACATCCTATTAATCAAAAGAATGATAATTATCATTGTAAGTAATTAAAtgtcatcatttaaaataaataaaatattagacatATTAATATGATTTGCCAATATATCAAACCCATGAAATCTATCCAGAgattaatatactttaaaaagagaaaactatgcagaaaaaaaatccacaattgTTTCTAGTTCCCACTTTATTTCTCTCCTGCATTTCAGAAGGCAGATCTCCCAGATGATATATATATTGTCACTAACTTCTCTTCTCTTATTCACCCTTCCTCCAGTGTGGTTTCTGGTGATTAATTCTCCAAACCAGCTCTCATTAAGATCTCCAATGACATCTATTTTCCCGATGTACTGAGCAGTTTCAATCCACGTTTGGAATGATGCAATTCTGAAAGCAGTTTTAGTCTTTTAAATAGGCTCTTATCACCGTTCCCTTTTATCCTATTAACTTATGGCCATTCTACCTCTGTCTCTCTGGTGGCTCTTTCCTCCTTTTACTAGTTGAAGGTTCTATGAGTCAATTTTAAGTCCTTTTCTCATTCTATTCACTCTTCACACATAACTACTTCTGTTCCTTGGCTTTCAGTTCATGGAATTGCTTGTAAATTGCAGGCTCAAAAATCCATTTTCCAAAGGACATTTGCACTTGGATGTTGGCCTCTCAAATGTAGAGGATATTGactgcttttgttattatttcctgaCATACCTTGCTCCAGCTACTGctgagaaattcatttttttctacttcttctcAGTATAACATTTATATAACTAATATTAATTATGAGTATTGTTTTTAGTCTGGTTTCTCTACAGAAATCAACAATACAAGAAAGTACAGTTGAATTTGTTACATTCACCTCTGTGTCCTGAGAGCAGCATAAAACCTGGCTTAGAGGAAGTCTCTTTTTACTTATAACTTGAATAACATAGTAATGGGTAGTGAACTGTACTATGCATTCTTTAATCAGGTTACAATCAGatgtggtgttttttttcttcttttcaggaAAGCTAAAcgttttaactttctttttttgtttgcttgtttattgaaggatagttgatttacaatgttttattaatttctggtgtacagcaaggtgattcagttatacatatatatattctttttcatattcttttccattgtggtttattaaAAGGTACTGAATATacttccctatgctatacagtaggaccttgttgtttatctattttatatatagtagtttatacctgctaatcccaaactcctaatttatcccttctcccctttcccctgtggtaaccatgagtttgttttttatgtctgtgactctgtttctgttttgtaaataagttcatttgtatcatattttaaattccgcatataagtgatatgtatttgtctttctctgacttacttcacttagtatgatagtctctaggtccatccgtgttgctgcaaatgacattatttcattcttttttatggctgagtagtattcattgtgtgtgtgtgtgtgtatacaccaagatgtaattttttttaaataataaacatacaAGAAGTTTTCTATAGCAAAAAGAATttaatgaacaaagaaaataataagttgactaaatacaaagaatgtattttttctctGAAACTACAGTGTAAATGTGCACATAATAtatgaacaaaaataattttaatatttgtaaatagttaaataaataaatagataaatagatcagCATGGGCATCTTTGAGGAACTAGTGCCTGTAGAGTAGAACACCATGTTGCTTAATATTCCTGAAGACATTTGACAAATTAATTCAATTCAGGGCAtgatgagagcagaaatgagaGTCTTTGACATGGCAGCACAGGTGGAAGTGTGGTCTTGTTAGGCAGTGAGAATCATTTCCGTGTTGAAGCAGGTGTGTGTCATTCCTTCCTCGTGAGTCTTTCTTGCAAGTTTGTTGATGAAGAGAAGGATCTCATGACTTCTGCTCTGACAATCTCCCAGGCACAAGGGCTGTACTTCTTCTCTTGCAGATAGACAGTGATTCTGTGGAAGTATTTCCTCACAGCCAGGATGGAGTCCTCCTTCAGCAGGGGAGTCCCTTCCAGCCCCGCCTCCTGCATCAGACAGGCTTGCAGGTCAGTGAGCTGCTGAGAAAGTGCAGTGCAGAACTTGTCCAGGAGGGTCTCATCCCAAGCGGCAGCCGAGCCCTCCGTGCTGAAGAGCCGGAAGGTCTGCTGGGTCGTCTCATGGACGACAGCGATGGCTTGAGCCTTCTGGAACTGGTTGCCACCAAACGCCTCCTGGGGGAATCCAAAGTCATTTCTGTCCTTCAGGCAGGAGAAGGGGGAGATTCTCCTC containing:
- the LOC103010766 gene encoding interferon alpha-1-like, producing MAPTLSFLLALLLLSCNSTCSLGCDLPQTHSLANTRALMLLQQMRRISPFSCLKDRNDFGFPQEAFGGNQFQKAQAIAVVHETIQQTFQLFSTEGSAAAWDETLLDKFCTALFQQLTDLQACLMQEAGLEGTPLLKEDSILAVRKYFHRITVYLQEKKYSPCAWEIVRAEVMRSFSSSTNLQERLRRKE
- the LOC103010469 gene encoding interferon alpha-1-like, which produces MAPTLSFLLALLLLSCNSTCSLGCDLPQTHSLASRRNLMLLQQMRRISPFSCLKDRNDFGFPQEAFGGNQFQKAQAIAVVHETTQQTFRLFSTEGSAAAWDETLLDKFCTALSQQLTDLQACLMQEAGLEGTPLLKEDSILAVRKYFHRITVYLQEKKYSPCAWEIVRAEVMRSFSSSTNLQERLTRKE